AGCGAAGGCGATACTGCTTACACGCATGATTCATGTCCTCGCTAGAACAGCCCGGAATGTGCCTCTAGATCGGCGGCGGCGATCAGCAGGCTATCGCCCTGAATCGTGCGATGAATTGCGCTCGGATTACATCCGCCCGTTACCTCGTTTACGTCCTTCGATGCAAAATGCTGTCCGCACTTCCTGCAAACCATGTCGTCGCCCTGCTGCTGGTATCCCTGCTTGTCTCGGTAGCAGACCTCGCAGGCGTCGGCCGCGGCGCGGTATACGCCATCGGAACTCTTCATAACAAAGAAGCGAACGTTCGTGTTTTTCTCTGTCTGGTATTCGAAGAATGACGCTGTTGGACCGATCTGTGCCAACGGGATACGAACGATTCCGTTCTGGGCAGTTACCTTGGGCGTCGATGACGCCGAGGACGCCGGGCCCGCTAGTACGACGTAAGCAATTAGAGCTATCGCAATCGCCGCGCCGATAGATAAAGCAAGCCAGCGTGACTTGCTAGAAGTCGTTGAAGAAAACTGTTCGCGTTTGTCGGTGCGATTAGACATCCGTTCTCCTTGTCAATGCGGGCCGGCCACGTGCGATGCCAGGCGCCAAAGTTCCAAAATCTCACGAGGGCGGGGAAGTGCAAGCGGGTGCGGTAGCGCACCCGCTTCCAAACTATTGAGCTGCTTTAATCGTCGTGACCGTCAGAGCCTTGCCTGCGAGGTTTCCGGTTACAGTGACCTTTTTGCTGGCAAGCTCGCTGAACTGCTCCTGGTTTCCCTTTAGCTCGATGACCTTGCCACCGGAGACGACAACATACTTGGCTCCATGCTGCACGCATTCACGAACACACTCGGCGTTCGTTTTGCCGGGCATCATGTGCTTCTTCGTACACATATCGTCCGTGAGCACACCGGTGAACGTTGCCTCGGAAGCGAATCCGGAGAGACTGAGAGCAAACGCGAGAGTAGCGAGGGCAAAATATTTCGTTTTCAAAATTAGCTCCTTCGTTGTTTATGTTCGTAATCGATAACGCCTAACTCAACCAACATGCAGCTCTTCCGGCACCTGGGTACGACTGGCGATTGCCGGCTTAACTTCCCAGTTCCATTTCCAGATCGCGAAGACCGGGGGATAGACGATCAGTTCCATGATGAACGAGGTCAGGATTCCTCCAATCATGGGAGCGGCGATTCGCTTCATTACGTCGGCGCCCGCTCCTGTGGACCACATGATCGGTAGAAGTCCAAAGAACATGCAGGCAACGGTCATGATCTTCGGGCGGAGGCGCTTCACGGCACCATGAACGATTGCCTCGCGCAGGTCGTCCCAACTGTTCAGCCGTCCCTTGTCTCGGGCCTCGTGATAAGCGAGGTCGAGATAGAGCAGCATGAATACCGCCGTTTCGGCATCGACACCAAGCAGAGCGATGAGGCCAACCCAAACGGCAATGCTCATGTTGTAGCCAAGCAAGTACAGCAGCCAGACCGCACCAATCGCAGAGAACGGAACTGCGAGAAGGATGATCATCGTCTTCACCGTCGAGCCGGTATTGGCATATAGCAGCAGGAAGATAATGAACAACGTGATCGGCAGTACAAGCTTCAGCTTTTCTCGCACGCGTTCCATGGATTCGTACTGTCCGCTCCACACCAGTTGATAACCGGCCGGAACGTTCACCTTTTGCTGGACCGCATTGCGAGCGTCTTGCACATAGCTGCCGATGTCGCGGCCAGCGACGTCTACGTACACGTACCCGCTGAGGCGTCCATTCTCGTCGCGAATCATTCCCGGACCGCTCTTCATCGAGATGGTGGCGATTTGGCCGAGAGGAACCTGAGCGCCCGAGGGTGTCGCGACCAGTACGCGTTCGAGCGACTGAACGTCACTCCGGTAATCGCGCAGGTAGCGAACATTCACCGGATACCGCTCGCGTCCCTCAACGGTGGTCGTGATTGGTTCGCCGCCGATGGCCGACATCAAAACCATTTGCGCGTCATCAACGGTTAATCCATAACGAGCAAGCTGATCCCGCCTCAAGTCGAAGTCCAGGAAGTAGCCGCCCGTGGTGCGCTCGGCAAAGGCGCTGGTCGTGCCAGGGACGTTCTTTAGCGCCGCTTCCACCTCCAGGCCTATCTTCTCGATTTCGGCCAGGTCGGAACCGAGCACCTTCACGCCAACTGGTGTTCGCACACCTGTTGTCAGCATGTCGATGCGAGCCTTGATGGGCATCGTCCAGGCATTCGCCACGCCGGGAAATGTCAGTGCCTCATTGAGTCCGCCGGCACCGTAGATCAATTCATCGGTTGTTTTGTGGTCGGGCCAGAAGCGTCGCAGCACTCCCTGTAACCAATCAGGCGCTGCATCGGAATACCAGCGCTTCCGCTTGGGCCACTGATCGTGCGGCTTCAGAGCGATGGTGGTTTCCATCATCGAGAACGGCGCGGGATCTGTGGCGCTTTCCGCTCGCCCCGCTTTGCCGAAGACCCGCTCGACCTCAGGAAAGCTCTTTAGAATCCGGTCCTGCTCTTGCAGTATGCCGGTCGCTTCCGCGACCGACACGCCAGGCAACGTGGTCGGCATGTATAGCAAGGTTCCTTCATCGAGCGGCGGCATGAATTCCGAGCCGAGTTTCGAGTAAACAGGGACCGTGATTACCATCAACAAAACGGCCGCGCCTATCGTCAACCATCGGTATTCGAGAACAAACTCGACCACCGGATGGTATAGCTTCATCAGCGGACGGC
This Clostridia bacterium DNA region includes the following protein-coding sequences:
- a CDS encoding CusA/CzcA family heavy metal efflux RND transporter; its protein translation is MINKIIQLTADHKFMVLMLVAVASVFGWHSMRNTKIDAIPDLSDTQVIVYAKWDRSPDIIEDQVTYPITSALLGMPKVRDIRGFSDFGFSYIYIVFEEGTDIYWARSRTLEYMNSVTPRLPKGVNVELAKDATAVGWVYQYALVDETGQYSLEQMRSYQDWYLRYALQAVPGVAEVVPVGGFVREYQVNIDPNRLLAYKLPINMVSEAIQKSNNDVGGRLVEFSGREYMVRGKGYIKSLDDIGNIVVMTNPQSGTPVRVKDVATVTFGPEMRRGVADLDGRGEVVGGVVIMRFGENAQKVIERVKTKIAEVQPTLPKGLTLVTTYDRSDLIDRSIDNLKHTLVEELIIVSVIILIFLWHFPSAAIPIITIPITVLLAFIPMQMSGMTANIMSLGGIAVAIGAMVDAAVVVVEQTHKKLEHWEAEGRKTDYKEVIVSAVKEVAGPSFFALLVIAVSFLPVFALEGQEGRMFKPLAFTKTFAMIIAAVLAITLDPAMRLIFTHMKQYDFSPKWLSRIANAVLVGKIHSEENHPISRPLMKLYHPVVEFVLEYRWLTIGAAVLLMVITVPVYSKLGSEFMPPLDEGTLLYMPTTLPGVSVAEATGILQEQDRILKSFPEVERVFGKAGRAESATDPAPFSMMETTIALKPHDQWPKRKRWYSDAAPDWLQGVLRRFWPDHKTTDELIYGAGGLNEALTFPGVANAWTMPIKARIDMLTTGVRTPVGVKVLGSDLAEIEKIGLEVEAALKNVPGTTSAFAERTTGGYFLDFDLRRDQLARYGLTVDDAQMVLMSAIGGEPITTTVEGRERYPVNVRYLRDYRSDVQSLERVLVATPSGAQVPLGQIATISMKSGPGMIRDENGRLSGYVYVDVAGRDIGSYVQDARNAVQQKVNVPAGYQLVWSGQYESMERVREKLKLVLPITLFIIFLLLYANTGSTVKTMIILLAVPFSAIGAVWLLYLLGYNMSIAVWVGLIALLGVDAETAVFMLLYLDLAYHEARDKGRLNSWDDLREAIVHGAVKRLRPKIMTVACMFFGLLPIMWSTGAGADVMKRIAAPMIGGILTSFIMELIVYPPVFAIWKWNWEVKPAIASRTQVPEELHVG
- a CDS encoding DUF2318 domain-containing protein, with translation MSNRTDKREQFSSTTSSKSRWLALSIGAAIAIALIAYVVLAGPASSASSTPKVTAQNGIVRIPLAQIGPTASFFEYQTEKNTNVRFFVMKSSDGVYRAAADACEVCYRDKQGYQQQGDDMVCRKCGQHFASKDVNEVTGGCNPSAIHRTIQGDSLLIAAADLEAHSGLF